The Herpetosiphonaceae bacterium genome has a segment encoding these proteins:
- a CDS encoding sodium ion-translocating decarboxylase subunit beta, whose amino-acid sequence VLGILAFGLDTAAGLLFAKFLNLLSGGRFNPLIGAAGISAFPMAARVVHRVAQEEDFENFLLMHAMGANAAGQVASVVAGGVVLALMGAG is encoded by the coding sequence GGTGCTGGGCATTTTAGCCTTCGGCCTCGATACGGCGGCGGGCCTGCTCTTCGCCAAGTTCCTGAACCTGCTGAGCGGCGGTCGCTTCAATCCGCTGATCGGCGCGGCTGGCATCAGCGCCTTTCCGATGGCCGCGCGGGTGGTGCATCGCGTCGCGCAGGAGGAGGACTTCGAGAACTTCTTGCTGATGCACGCGATGGGCGCGAACGCAGCCGGACAGGTCGCCAGTGTGGTTGCCGGCGGCGTGGTGCTGGCGCTGATGGGTGC